The Entelurus aequoreus isolate RoL-2023_Sb linkage group LG08, RoL_Eaeq_v1.1, whole genome shotgun sequence genome segment AAACACCGCAGATATCAGAGGAGGAACATTACAGTACATTAATAAATCACTTTGCAGGGAATATCTTGCTATTCCACACTCGCTGCCTTGTTAAATCCATCACTGTCAAACTTGATAGCCTTCTCCATATTCTTCCACATTTGGCTCCGCTCGTCTTCATGTCGTCACAAGGCAAACACACCAAAGAATGTCTTTGCGGGCTCTTCCTCGAGGTTGGGCAACATCTTCTCTGTCACGGTCTTCAACCTGTCTCCTTTATCTAATTGAAACACGGCTCCCATGTACACAGCAGAGTACCAGTGGCCGTCTTCGTCGGCATCGCCGCTCGCTGTTTTGGGGCAGGCTGTGCGGACGGAGTGAAGGATGGTCTTGTATTGGTCGCTCCCGGACGAGCTGGACCAGCGCCTCACTCTGTGGGTCAGGTGGACCATTGGCGTGGCGGAGGTATCCTCGTTCACGCCGTTGTTACAACTGACCCGGAAAGACACTTGACTGTAAACAAAGTAGAGGCCCTTTTGAGGGATCACGATCTCGTTGTTCTTCAGTTCCAGTCCACCTTGAGAGTGGGTCGGGTCCACGTTATTCATCCACTCCACTGAGGTCTCCATGTCAGGGTTGTACTGCCCTATAGTGGGATCGTCATAGATTAATGACAGTTAAACAGGTGGACCAGTAATGTCCGCTGTGTTGTGTTCTGTTTGTCCCGTAAGAGAAACTAAAAATcatatgtgtcaaactcaaggcccgtaggccagatctggcccgccatagCATTTAATGTGGCTCGCCACGTAATTTTAAATGCTATGCCACTTAATttgatgtggtctgccacattatttgatGTGGTCTGCCTGCACATAATTTTTTTGGCTGTCAAAAATAAATTCTTAAATATTTGCTCGTCACCTTGACTAaaatttcaaaacaagttatcaATAAATCTGTtatataaatactatatataataatcaaagagTTGCCTGTGCAAATTGTGCAACAAGGCTTTTATACATTTACATTCATTTAAATTTACCGTTACAATCGGCCttttgagggcagccataattgagtttgacacctttgctCAAACCagttgtgtcaaagtcaaggcccccgggatgataatTGATTagcattagaaccggcccgcaggccacagccgcccgctgctgttttgcatgcaccagtactccatcagtgttggcgctaggaattttgaaaatcaagtcataaaaatggggtcccacagtatatttttggggtcccacttttttgtaaccgttttgaaaacaaatgataaatgtttgcattatcctgttatatcgcacattctatattgtgttttggaaaaaggttgtcataaaagtttatttatttattaaaaaaaataatacaaaagaaaacaaattgttatgcataagtaaatgtattcagttctttccttcatggatctaaactttaacgctgcgggtatttttttctatatttttattataatattttcagaatgtgtttgttttatttttggccaaagtaagacaaggaaaacaatctgaagttgtctttatttttttgttttaatgccatgattttaatagtccggcccgcgtgtgcacagattttcccccCATGCAGCCCCtgggctaaaatgagtttgacacccctgttctaaacagTTAACAAATTCTCTTAAAATGTGGTGGTAAATGTGTTGAAAcataaatgaattttttaaatggacaaacacttttcaagcatAAAACATACATTGAGAATGCCAATAAGAATGCCAGTAAGGAAGGCGTTGGTGGGGGTTCTTTCAATAGCTGCAACTCATTATTATTCTGGGTTTCCGCAGGTCATTACAAAGCATAAAAACAAAATGGATTTTGTGAGAATTAAGGCCTGAAATGGCATTTAAAAAGCATTGAATTAGATGTCCAcaggctttttaaaaaatccatgcGGTGAAATAACCCACGCCGTTAGCTAATCAATCACACGTCGGCGATTAAAGGCAGGCAGCAATTAACTGTGCCAAATTTCTTTGGCGTGCCCAACAAAgcaacttctgctgttgccaccaCTACTAATGGCTGCTGCTACCTCTACAGCAAAATAAAGGAATACCAATAAATGCTCAGATTAAACCGTTTTGTAAGCCAATTTTAATTCAACATAGGGTAACAGTTATTGTAAACTGTTCAACTATTCAAGATTATCATTGCCAAAAGCGTACAATTGTGTCTTTACAGACAGTTGTAAGCTTTGACAATAGTAACTATCTGGgcattagttaaagttaaaaagttaaagtaccaatgattagtattagtatagtaaCTATATAggcattttttactttttacttattttaaggtattaagAAACTAGATTTACTGATACTTGCAGAAACCCTTTGACTATTAGTTATAATTTACTAAAACAAAAGTACATTAAAAGTGAGCTCTGAGTATTGCTTTTAACTTGTGGTGGTGTGAAACGATAGAAACATCAATAGAGtatttgttttgcatttttttgttgaaatcctgtgctttttgatgTCGATAAGGTTACGGGGAACAataataacaaattcataaaatcacaatttGTTTCCatgttattggaaaaaaaaatatgcctggacattgcaacttttgctgcaactttctgaaaaagctgccacgAATTCAGGCCTTTTAGGCTGCAACAATCACAAGACCGTTATGTTTATTGTGAGCGTTACATGGGTCTCGAATAAAGACAACTGATGGGGGATGTACCACAAACCAAGCAAAATTCTACAGTACAACAAATGAATGCACTGATTTAGTCAAGGTTTATAGACATTAGGTTCTTACCTGCTAAGTGAATGGCAGCTCTTATGTTGGAGATTTGGCGCAAGGTATGATGAAGATCTGTCACGGACAATAGAAGTGAATTTATTCAACACATTTTGCTTCGTATTTAACCCTTCAAACAAATTTGAGAGAACTATTCTTACCAAAATGGTCCTCCTCCCGTCCAGGTTCCTGTTTTAAGAAGCGAGAGAGTTAGAGAGTGTAAACCAGCAGGACTCACTTTGGCCCTGAGACATTCAGGTTCTTTCAATAAGTTCATATCTTGTTCGCACCTTGGTGTGTCGGTTGAAGATCAGCACAGCAACAGCAGCAAAAGCGAGGATGAGCGTGAAACCCACAAGGGCCACGGTGAGCTTTGAGCCGGGTTTAACGTTGGACCTTGCGGGGCTCTTAGCTTCTGCGTCGACAGCAGTGAAAATGGGTACTTCGCAGTCACCTTCCATTATTCTGAATGAGGGAAGTTAAATCTCTTTTTGACAGTTGTCTTCCTGTTGAGACTCTCTCTTGTCGACTGTCTGAGAGCCCAGAGCAGCTCTTTTTAAAACTCTTTGGTCTTCTGGGGGAAGTCCGGTGATGTCAGATGTGGAGATTTGATGAGGAAGAGAGACAGAAGTGAGGAGGAACTTAAAcactcctacacacacacatacacactcacatcaTGGTAGCCAAGTAATAcaatctctcacacacacacacacacacacacaggatagaTACACACTGACACAGATTCAAACACGTGGACACAAAtgttaaacaacctcttaaaaatGTCAACAACAGAGCTACCTCTGTTTTTGTTAGAGATTCCTTCCAAAATGAGTAAATTTTCCCAgatgaaataatgtaaatccaataaATCCATTCCCTGAAACCtagaaatatgaacacaaaacacatgttTTAGAGAATAATTAGTTTTCCATACCAAAAACAATGATATAGAAATgagcatttaacatcacttttacctttatgGAAGACTCTTGCTCGGGCTAAATTTTCAGCGTCAATTTTCGTCAAAAACTAATTCATAGGAAAAGTGCAGCACACAAAAACCGAGGTTATTTACCTATGTTGTAGTGCACTGGTCGTAGTCAAATACATGAACCTGGGGGTGGGTGATACTATAGATTGTGGTACGGATtagataccaagtaaatacaggacTAGTTGATACTGATGCTTATTACTTTAAATGTttcaagatccatccatccatcctttttctaccgcttgtcccgttcggggtcgcggggggtgctggagcctatctcagctgcattcgggcaagaTCATTGAACCAAAATATTTTATTGATGTTTGTCTCTATATTGATATTGGATAttggtccaatatcagcaaaaagcaaGTATCTAATTGTATTGCCTTGTATCTAAAATATTCGGATAGAAGCTCCTATAAAAGcagacttgcagcgtgtttacttgtgcgaagctggacagccagttaaccgctaaatgtcctccaataagcacgcaATGTTTGTTTTTCCTTGTATTTTAGTAAAGCCGTTTACAAAGGGTacagtaaacatggtaggctataggctactaggagctaactGCTTCACAACAGCTAagtacacaatagcacacaagctagacataagtaATGTgtacttaattgaacaatattgtagtCTAAATTATATTacaaacaaatatcaaataattatcgTTGCATATTACTAAATTCTCAAAGGTAGAAGGTATCcattaacaaacgtgtccgcaacaTTTGACTTACTGCGTCGTGGGCTTGACGTAATGAATTATTGTAGCCACTAGGTGACAGCAAAAGAAGCAGTTACCACTCCACATCAACTTaaagacagttaataataaattaattagtGTTTTTAAtccctaccattgttctctgtttgattaATTTCACTCGCtcaagccttttctgacatgccacactacaaaacaaaagtatgtacagtatgaatCCTGCTGATATCATATTGGCTCAATGTCGGTATTGGCTAATACCCATGGCTTAAATATTGGTATTGTACgggaaataaatggtaaatgggttatacttgtatagtgcttttctaccttcaaggtactcaaagcgctttgacactctttccacattcacccattcacacacacattcacacactgatggcaggagctgccatgcaagaccctaaccacgacccatcaggagcaagggtgaagtgtcttgctcaaggacacaacggacatgacgaggttggtagaaggtggggatcgaaccgggaaccctcaggttgcttgcacggccactctcccacgcCGTCCCCAGAAGTGACAAAGTGGTATCGTACACCTCTAATTTTATCAATTAACTTACTTTTgaacagtatataaataaataaatgtaagacACTGCAACAAAGTGCCTACAAAGGACAAGGAAGAAGAATACTGATAAACACCCtgaaccttccatccatccatccatttcctactgcttgtccctttcggggtcacggggggtcgctGGTCGCtggtctcagctgcattcgggcggaaggcggggtacaccctggacaagtcgccatctcatcgcagggccaacacagagagaccttaataaaaaaaaggaaccactcttattcatctcataga includes the following:
- the LOC133655132 gene encoding tumor necrosis factor-like — translated: MEGDCEVPIFTAVDAEAKSPARSNVKPGSKLTVALVGFTLILAFAAVAVLIFNRHTKEPGREEDHFDLHHTLRQISNIRAAIHLAGQYNPDMETSVEWMNNVDPTHSQGGLELKNNEIVIPQKGLYFVYSQVSFRVSCNNGVNEDTSATPMVHLTHRVRRWSSSSGSDQYKTILHSVRTACPKTASGDADEDGHWYSAVYMGAVFQLDKGDRLKTVTEKMLPNLEEEPAKTFFGVFAL